In Candidatus Pelagibacter ubique HIMB140, a single window of DNA contains:
- a CDS encoding pyridoxal phosphate-dependent aminotransferase, whose amino-acid sequence MLKNIVKDLKPSSTLAINEASKKLEDEGKKIFKFGFGQSPFKVPQDVVEELKNNAYQNKYLPMQGLSELRQSVAKYTSKKKNYEYNSENVIIGPGSKELMFLLHVIFDGEIILPAPSWVSYAPQAILGRNKIQILQTKRENNWFPTAQEIEEVILKDKNKNYLLFLNSPNNPSGQVCENLEEISNVANKNNLIILSDEIYSELTFTKNYKSISNFCPEKTIISTGLSKWCGAGGWRLGYFIVPESLNDIKNMINVLASETFSAVSAPIQYAAIKAYENNHSKYINKSRNILKAVGNYVYQNLKSNKILINEPQGGFYLMPEFLNSKFKTSSEMCENILKETGVALLPGSDFGFNESKMLARLSFTDFDGEKFMNSIKEDQSIDFNIIEKLAPKVVEGVDNLKKWSENL is encoded by the coding sequence ATGTTAAAAAATATAGTTAAAGATTTAAAACCATCTTCTACGCTAGCAATTAATGAAGCTTCAAAAAAACTTGAAGATGAAGGAAAAAAAATATTTAAATTTGGTTTTGGACAATCACCCTTTAAAGTTCCACAAGACGTAGTAGAGGAGCTTAAAAATAATGCGTATCAAAACAAATATTTGCCCATGCAAGGTCTTTCAGAACTAAGACAATCTGTTGCAAAATACACATCAAAGAAAAAAAATTATGAATATAATTCTGAAAATGTCATCATAGGACCAGGCTCTAAAGAGTTGATGTTTTTACTTCATGTAATATTCGATGGTGAAATTATATTGCCTGCACCTAGTTGGGTTTCTTACGCGCCACAAGCAATATTAGGAAGAAACAAAATTCAAATTTTACAAACAAAAAGAGAAAATAATTGGTTCCCTACAGCTCAAGAAATAGAGGAAGTAATATTAAAAGATAAAAATAAAAATTATTTATTATTTTTAAATTCCCCCAATAATCCTTCAGGACAAGTTTGTGAAAATTTGGAAGAGATTTCTAATGTTGCAAATAAAAATAATCTTATAATTTTATCTGATGAGATATATTCAGAACTGACTTTTACAAAAAATTATAAGTCTATTTCAAATTTTTGTCCTGAAAAAACAATTATCAGCACCGGTCTAAGCAAATGGTGTGGAGCTGGTGGTTGGAGATTGGGATATTTTATTGTTCCAGAGAGCTTAAATGACATAAAAAACATGATTAATGTTTTAGCCAGCGAAACCTTTTCAGCAGTAAGTGCGCCTATCCAATATGCTGCAATAAAAGCATATGAAAACAATCATAGTAAATACATTAATAAATCTAGAAATATTTTAAAGGCTGTCGGCAATTATGTTTATCAAAATTTAAAATCAAACAAAATTTTAATTAATGAACCTCAAGGAGGTTTCTATTTAATGCCTGAATTTTTAAATTCTAAATTTAAAACTTCATCAGAAATGTGTGAAAATATTTTAAAAGAAACAGGTGTTGCATTATTACCTGGATCAGATTTTGGATTTAATGAAAGTAAAATGCTTGCAAGATTAAGCTTTACTGATTTTGATGGAGAAAAATTCATGAATAGTATTAAGGAAGATCAATCTATTGATTTTAATATAATCGAAAAGTTGGCACCAAAGGTTGTAGAAGGTGTTGATAATTTAAAAAAATGGTCAGAAAATCTTTAA